Below is a genomic region from Medicago truncatula cultivar Jemalong A17 chromosome 3, MtrunA17r5.0-ANR, whole genome shotgun sequence.
gatgatattatgtgatagtcttaagtgttacgctttgtggggtgttacacttgaAACAAGGtatgataaaattagattaagtgtagttttgttaatctgatgaattgatgatagtCTTGTTAATCTCAAGTACCCTTGCTGAGATAAGAACAACTCACCTTTGTTCCGGTCCCTTATGATATCCATACCAAGTATCTTCTTTGCATTACCAAGAtccttcatctcaaattcatcattcaatctttcCTTGAGCTTCTGAATCTCTTGCCTGTCAGAACTTGCCATAAGAATATCATCTACAtaaaggagaagatagagaatgACTTTCTCATTCCTTCTCATCATGTAAACACAACTATCATAGTTGCTTCTCACAAAACCAGCCTTTACTAGGAACTCATCAAACCGACGATACCATTGCCTTGGActttgcttcaacccatacaaagatttcttcaacaaacacaCTTTTGTATTGTCTTCTACAAAACCTTCTGGTTGTTGCATATAGATAGTTTCTTCCAACTCTCCATGTAGAAATGCGGTCTTCACATCCATCTTGGTGCTTCGACCCCTGGTATACCTTCTTTCTTCTTAAACACCCACTTGCTTCCCACTACCCTTTGATTCTTAGGTAATGAAACAAGTTTCTAAGTCTGGTTCTTCTCCAATGAAAGCATTTCCTCATTCATTGCCTTCAGCCAGTCCTTGTTTTCATTGCTTTATAATGCTTCCCTGAAGTTCTTTGGTTCCGAGTCTTGCAATTCTTCAGCCGCATTCAAAGCATAACAAGGTCAACATAACCGTATCTATCAGGTGGATTAATATGTCTCGTCTCCCTATCTCTTGCTAGCTGATAGTCAGGATTAATTATCCCTTGGCCTTCACTCTCATCAGGTACTGGAGTCTGATCCTCCTCTTCCCTTTCATCAGTGATAGGTTCCACCTCAAACTGAATTTTCTCTGTCCCCGTTTTCGAGCTTATATCCAAGTCTTTGCACTTCATCCCCATTCGGGTctcatcaaaagtaacatccCTGCTTATTATAAATTTTGATCCTCCAGGTTCCATCTTCCACAGTCTGTAACCTTTCACACCTTCAGGATAACCCATGAAAATACACTTCATAGCTCTAGCATCAAGTTTGTCTTGCCTGACATGAGCAAACGCTAAAGCTCCGAAAACTTTCAAGTTAGAGTAGTCTACCGGTCTCCCACTCCAAAACTCCATAGGTGTTTTGAGATCTATCCCTGTTGATTGACATCTGTTAATCAAATATGCTGCAGTACTAACAGCCTCTCCCCATAAACTCTTGGACAATCCAGCTCCCAACAGCATACACCTCACACGCTCCAACAAAGTCTTATTCATTCTTTCAGCAAGACCATTTTGTTGAGGTGTGTATGCCACGGTTCTATCCCTCTTTATACCTTTCTTCCTacaaaactcattaaactgctctgaaacaaactccaggCCATTGTCAGTTCTCAACACTTTCAGTTTAGTTCCAATCTGATTTTCTATAAGTATATCccattctttgaatttttcaaaGGCATCACTTTTATTCTTCAGAATGTAAACCCACACTcttctagaataatcatcaatgatagaCATGAAATATGAACCTCTCCCATGAGTCTTGACTGATGCTGGACCCCAAAGATCTGAATGAACATACTCAAAAGGCCTACTAGATTTATGTACGCCCACTCCAAACTTCACCTTGTGCTGTTTGCCTAATGTGCAGTTATCACAGAAATCTAgcttgttcaatttttcattccatAGCAAACCTTGTTTAGCTAGCTCAACCAAACCCCTCTCACTGACATGACCTAACCTCAAATGCCATAGTTTAGTTATGTCCAGAGTGTCAACACTAGCAACCGATGCATGAGCTATTACGGTAGAaccttctaaaatatataaaccatGTATTTTAGACCCTTTAGCTATAACCAATGCACCATGAGAAATTCTCATCACACCACGTTCAATTCTAGTGCAATAGCCTAGACCATCAAACATGCTTATGGATATTAAATTTCTCCTAAGTTCAGGAATATACCTCACATCCTTCAAAAGGAAATCACGATCATCAAACATTTTGAGACGGATAGTACCAATACCTTGAATTTTACAAGCTTTATTGTTGCCAAGGCGAACTACTCCACCTTCTCCCAACTCTAACGTTTCAAAGTATTCCTTTCTCGGACAGATGTGATAAGAGCACCCAGAGTCCAAGACCCAGCCCTTTTCAGGTTCCCAACTTGTCACAGTTAGTGCTCCAGCACTCTCATAACCCTCATCTTTACTTTCAATCTGAACGGATGGATTACCACCTCCATTGTCCTTTCTctccggacaatccttcttgaagtggCCTGGATTAtgacaaataaaacatttgtacTGTGTTTTATTGCCATCACCCTTCGACCTGGAATTCTTGCCTTTCCCTTTTCCTCTGTTCTGACTTCTCCCCCTTGAGACATTCAAGCCTTTTTCACTATCATCAACCTTCAACTCTTTGAACTTAGTTAACTCTTTGGTTCTCAAAGCTGCTTGAACTTCCTCCAAAGTGATAGTGCCCTCTTTGCCATAAAGCATAGTATCCTTGAAATTCTCAAAGGACCTAGGTAAAGCACACAGTAGGTGTAAGACTTTATCCTCGTCTTCCAGATTAACATCTATGTTcgccaaatcatcaataatcttaTTGAACTCCGTCAGTTGCTCCATTATAGGTTTTGACTCCACCATTCGATAAAAGTAGAGTTGTTGTTTCAGACACTGTCTATGTGCCAAAGACTTGGTCATGTATAATGAATCAAGTTTATTCCACATAGACACAGCAGTAGTCTCCCTTGATACTTCTATCAACACCTTATCCCCAAGACACAGAATGATAGCGCTGACCGCTTTATCATTCATCTCCGTCTTCTCAACAGGTGTCAGATGTGCAGCCATATGTGCTTCTCCCTTCAATGCTTCAacacacttttgttgaattaaaattgccCTCATCTTTACCTTCCACAACCCGAAGTCGTTACTACcggtaaaattttcaatatccCACTTCGAACCCATGATACCTGGTTATTGATTTGACCTTTGCCCCACGGTGGACggcaattgttgtgaattcgttgagaaaaccacaccaataaaaacttgatgtgtggagcaaattaataccaagtaatcaaaagaagcgggtagcaaataatccaaacaaaaacaacaagagataaaaggaagagagagagagagagaaagaacacaagatatttgtttacccagttcggtctaatgatgacctagtctgggggagagagcagttctccgatccactataatgatatgagtttctttacaaagagataatgagtttcaagaatcagttttcaaacctaattctacccaagtcccagcctcttcccgtgaccaagagactcaatcctaatagtgttttgttcaaggtgaatcaaaacaatcccaaccctagagttgttgccaagagaaattctccataaaccctagtttgtatgttggtttctaaaccctgtttttctacacactttatcatctgatacaaggctgtatttatagtggaaagtgaTAGATATTTGGCAAGTGAACCAAATTCgatcgaagtaataaaaagtTCGTTTCCACGAGGACTGTATTTAACTTCTACTTAGcgatttcattattaaaaaggatgtataaatttatattggtGCCCTAGGCAGTTGAGTTGATTTAGTAACATAAActgattaaaaacaataaagaattgGATttagaaaattgagagaagTATGGTTAAGTCCTTCGAATCCTCCAAAGCTCTCCTATGGTAATTTGCACTCCTAAATACGATCAATGATTATTTAGTTTCACGACGGATTAACTTAGTAATTCTATCCAATCTCTTGACCTAGAATTCTCCCCGCAAGTGACAACCCCTTAATCTCTTAAGTGAATTCGAAACCATTGGAGGTATTAAACGAACGTTAATCCCTATAtcataacctaataatgatcTTATCTCTAGCTTGATTACTTAGGTTAAACCTATTACCTAATTCAGAGTTAAAAGCCAGGGTTAGTGGTCATTCAATTTCTATGATCAATATGCATATTCATAACACTAGGGTTAATAGTTTATCATAAACATACATAAGGCATTAAGCACAaagtaatatgaataaaaactaaactttcATTGATGTTCAAAGGAGTTCAACAAATTAGGGTTCCCATAGGATTACATCAGATTCATCTCAGGAATTAACCACAAAAGAATTAGTTACTCATAGCTAAAGTATAAGATAACTAACATAAGAAAAAGGATTCATACATGTGAAGGATGATTGACTCTTAGTTTTGATGGTTTCCCACCAGATCTCCAAGTCTCTGCTCCAAAATATGcctttaggtctcaaaattcGTCAACCCTTCATCTGAAAACGCctctttatatttataagcaggtcaaaatcggccaccgtgctccaaaatcggtggccgatttcaACAGAACGCGTGCCCAGAAAGTAccaaatcggtggccgatttttctcaatcggtggccgatttttcaCGAGGCTAAAGCTCAAAATTGCAgcaaaaatcggtggccgatttctCTTCATCGGTGGCCGATTTCCAATCTtgaaaacttcaatttcttcttcttttgtagCTTGCAACTCCATGAATTACAATAAATAACCCCtaaaattacatgaaaaatgtCTACTAAAAGAGTAATGACAGAATGTCATCAGAaagtaaacccttaaaaaactgaaacagatctaactgaaaatacgttttatttttatcttcagcgcgaccatcgtggcacgacacggcttcatcgtggcacgatttttccagtagCTTCCTCAGAATCttgcttcaacaatcgtggcgtgatgcttctccatcgtggcacgatactccagatttctgattttaagttaactctcacagtTTATAGATTTACCTCATTCAAGATAATGATTCCAATGAATGTGTAGCATCCCTTTCAACCAAAAACTCTAACATTTTTTTGCCCAAGCAAAAAGAAAGGAAGTGAAACAGGCGCATGTAGCTTTCCCGACGCGGCGGAGATGATTTCCAATACAGTGGTCATCAATTAAACTTCTCCAATCTAGAAATAAATTGCGGGCTTTTGTAGAGGAAAGAGAGAGGAATTTAATGATGGTAGTGATGCGGCCAACAAAAGTTGGAATACGGCGATAGGTCACCGTTTAGGTGAGCTGACGATGGTGTTTTGGAGAAGGAGGAAAAAAGCTTTTCTATTAgaacaacttttaatttttccatCAATTCTAAGTGACGATACTTGCACCAAACTTCGATAATCACTCTGTTAAATATCCTTCTGTGACTTCTTCGAAAGTTTTTCCCCTTTCTTCTTTCACAAATCCTTCAGCTATCAATTGTCGAATCAATCTCTTTGATTCAACCTCATAATATTCTGGATATAGTCCAAAATACGACACACATGATTTAAGATAAAAAGGCATATCATTGTAGCTAAAACCTAAAACTTTTCTTACCCGAGTCAAATGGGAATCCTTGTTTAGCTCTAAAGTCATATTTTCACtaaatttttaacatgtaaaTGCATTTTTACATGGCAAAAATAACtgaattttaaagaaattttatatCCGTTCTAAAAATAACAACCAAAACTACATAAGTAGAAGAAGTATGCACAATACTCAGATCCTATCTGTCCAAGCAAAGCTCTCATAACATATTAATGTCTTATTACAATCATCAAAGAAAAAATCTCacaacatatattatacatcaTAAACAACTCAATTTTCTTGAATAAAAGGACAAAGTAGGTAGAAATAACATTGATATAAAAGTCCACTTGAAGAAATGTGAATCTCAAATCCATTGATGACCATCACCTGCAGTTCACACCAAATTATCAATATATAAGACAATAATGCAACGATTACACAATTTAATATAAGGATTGGAAAATTATCCTTTCGAGGGTTTAGAACCTTGCCATCGAGTAATgtgtaaaattaaattgaataaataaaaacatattcatAAGAAAAGTGTTGAATGCTAGTTGGTAACGTCTTGAGTTGAGTAGTGAAGGTTAAATTGAGCTTTTTCAGAGAGCCCAATGAACCTTCGTCAATAACGATGTAACTCAAGTTATCAAGTCCAAAAATAGTTAGTTCCTTCAAATTCATAAACCATCCATCTTGAAAATGTAACCTTTCCAATTTGTCTTCATAATCATCACTACCACTGACATAGAGGGACAGCAATTTTCGCATACTTTGGAGTAATTTCATTGCATCATTCCCTTGCTTCGTAAGCATCACTCTCAGCTTAACAAGATTCTGGAGTTTTGAAATCCACTCAGGTAATTTCTTAAAATATCCATAGAGTTTAACACGTTGAAGCCTAGGTGGGGGTGACTTCTAATCCAGATCAATGAATGTGTCATATTGGACTCCACTAATTTGTAGTTTCTCCAATTGTTGCATCTTATTGATTGAGGAAGATATAGCACTCATATATTTACTCCTAACACCGAGCAAGACCAATTCCCTTAGCTGATTTAGCTTTCCTAGATCTTCGATTAGCTCTACCACTCtattatcattttcatcttcctTATCATCTAAACAAACACTATTTAGAGTTTGTAGGGATGTCATGCCTCCAATACTATCCTTCAACTCAATCAAAGACATACGAATGCCTAAAAAATGGCGTAGCTTTCTAAGCATGCAAATCTCCTTTGGCATATTACGATTTTCAGTCATTCTATGTCTTAAATCCAAAGTCTCTAGGTTCACGAGCATGCCAATGGATTTTGGAATTCCAAAATCTCTTCCTCCAATCATCAGGAACTCAAAATATTTCAAGTGGTTCAAACTTCCCTAATCATTAGGAATTTCAGGTAAATACTCATGCATCAAAGCAAGCACCTTCAACCGCCTATATTTTGTAGGGATTGTCTTTACAAAGGATTTAAGTGATGTATTTGGTGTGAAAACAAGCAGTGATCGAACATGTGAGTTTTCAATACTTTTCATTAAATTATCAGTAGTTGCTATTGATAGGCGTCAAATCATTCCAGTTAAAGACAATTGCTTGTCCTCAATAATATTCTTGCAAAAACTTAAATCCTCATATTTCTCAAGGATCATTGCATGCACTAGATCATGTACACGACAACTTTTTACTCTTCCATATACTTGTTGAAACTACTTGCACCAAACTTCTACGGACCAACTCTATTAAATATCCTTCTCCAACCTCTTCCAATGTTCTTCCCTTGACTTCTTTCACAAACCCTTCAGCGATCCATTGGCGAGTCAACACCTTTGAACGAACTATATAGTCTTCAGGATAGAATCCAAAATACAAGAAACATGACTTGAGGTTGTAAGGTAAATCATGGTAACTAAATcctaaattttttcttattgtGGAATATTCCTCTAACTCTACATTTATATTTTCACTAAACTTAGACCATTCAATTGGATTTCTAACTTTGCGAGATAAAATATCACCGGTGACTACAATTGCTAGAGGTAATCCTTTgcatttttcaacaattttggaAGATATGTCAAAAAGATTTTCTGGACAAAATCCATCCAAGTCATGGAACGCTTTCTTTTTAAACAATTCCAAAGACTGTTCTTCAGATAAACGTTCCAGCTCATGCACTTTGCCAAAAGATTTCTTACAAGCATCTGCAACATCCTTGTTTCTTGTTGTGATTAATATCTTACAACCATTTTTGTTATCAATCATAGCAAATTCAATATCATACCAAAATTGTGCCTCCCATACATCATCAAACACTACAAACGTACCTTTTTCCTTGCAAGTAGTTTCTCACTTCATCAACTAATGGCTTTCGATCCATTTGATGGAGACTTTGAGGAGGATCTTTCCCTTGTTGTTTGTAAATCTCGAGCAAAATGTCCCTCAACAATGTTTCTATATTGTATGGTCGAGACACCGTGATCCATTCATGACAATCAAAGTGTTTAACGACCTTTCGGTTGTCAAAAATTTTCTTGGCAAGAGTGGTTTTCCCCAGTCCTCCCATTCCAACAATAGAGACAACTGTGCGTTCTGCTCTTCCCTCTATCAGCCAATCAATCAATTTGTCTCGTGGCTCGTCAAAGCCCACAACATCAGCTTCATCCAAATACAATGGAGCATCTCGAAGGTTCTGGAATAATGAGGTGTTTCTGTTTGTTGCAGAACTACTTGATGGTTTATCCGAAGAAGCAGAACTACTTGATGGTTTATCCGAAGAAGATTGGATGTGGAAGCCATGATCTTTTTCActtgtttcttttatttctctAATTTGGGATTTGATGTTCTGAATCTTGTAAGCAATTTGGAGACGAAGAATCTTAGTTTTCACCAAGTCAACGGCTCCAGCAGCACATCCAGGATCAGGAGCATGTTGTTCCTCATGGAAGATATAATCATCAATGACATCTTCCATGTGGAAAGATGCTTCTATCAGCTGCTTGATCAtgtctttgattttcttgtCTTCTACATCATCAGCCCTTCTATCCGCATCGTTGATGAAGACTTCAATTCTTTCAAGTTCATCTTTCAATTCTGCAATTTCTTTTGGGACACCCCTAATCATGTTGAATGCTTCCTTCAAGAGTGGAAGCAAGTGATCACGGGCTAGTGGAAGcaaatgatgatgattgaagttgGTGTGTCCTTTATGATAAATTTCTGGGTCTGTAATGTTTGGGGAAGTTTCTTATACTTCCCAGTACAATTTCTACCTATTTGATACTTATGGTGGGTAGTACTTGATACAATTTTATATCCAGTCACTGCTAGTAAATATTTTATGAGTGTTGTTGCTTTAATTTGTATTGTTAACTACTTTTAAAttgtttgttaaaattattttaaattccattaattgttaaaacaatttttataaaaagaaataaaaaacaatttaaaaacgtttaattaattaattttcgaaaaataaaatttaaattcttttttacaattattttaattattaaattttaatattttgatttattttaacaaataaaaaatgtttttaaaagaaaaatcgtACACAATTTGACAGGGGTTAACCCCTCGCACAGTCCCTGGCATATGATGCTGACACAATCTGCAAAAGTCTCGTCAAATCTGCAAAAGTCTGTGTTGACTAGAATGCGTCAGAAAAGCCTGCAATCATGCAGATACACTTTGCCAGGGGTTCAGCCAGGGCCTACGCCAGGAGCGAATTTGCCAGGAGCTAAAGCCCTGGCAGAGTCATTTGCGACAAGCAGATTTGCTGGTGATTCAGCTCCTGGCAAAACCCCTGACAAACATCCATTTGCCACGGCTTTTGGCATTTTGCTAGGGCTTCTGCCCCTGGCAAAATGCAACATTTCTTGTAGTGTTTAACGATCTTTCGGTTGTCAAAAACTTTCTTGGCTAGAGTGGTTTTCCCCAGTCCTCCCATTCCAATAATGGAGACAACTGTGCGATCTGCTCTTCCCTCTACCAGCCAATTAATTAGTTTCTCTATTGGCTCTTCAAATCCCACAACATCAGCTTCATCCATATAAAATGGAGCGTCTCGAAGGTTCTGCAATAATGAGGCATTTCTGTTTGTTGCAGAACTACTTGATGGTTTATCCGAAGAAGATTGGATGTGGAAGCCATGATCTTTTTCActtgtttcttttatttctctAATTCTGGATTTGATGTTCTGAATCTTGTCAGCAATTTGGAGACGAAGAATCTTAGTTTTCACCAAGTCAATAGCTCCAGTAGCACATCCAGGATCAGAAGATTGTTGTTCCTCAAGAAAGATATAATCATCAATGACATCTTCAATGTGAAAAGATGCTTCTATCAGCTGCTTGATCAtgtctttgattttcttgtCTTCTACATCATCAGCTGTTCTATCCACATCGTTGATGAAGACTTCAATTCTTTCAAGTTCATCtttcaattcttcaatttcttttggGACACCCCTAATCATGTTGAATGCTTCCTTCAAGAGTGGAAGCAAGTGATCACGGGCTAGTGGAAGCAAATGATCACAAGCGCAGGAAAATGCAGCGTCACACATTTTATCACACATTTTGTTGTAtctttgattttaatttgcTACTAGCATTGTGAGTGAGATGAATGATGAAGAAAGCTATTAGTCCTTTCATGATTTATATCGCATAAAGTCCTTTCAttgttcaaataataataacaatgaaTAGTTTTTTAAATGGCAAAGTTATCATATATAGAAAAGAGTAGAAAGAGTACTCTAACTCAATACAAACAACACCCAAACCTCTGGAGGAAGAAAGGCCAGTAGAAGAAGCAAAGTTCACACAACATATTAATTTCTTACAATCATTTCAAAGGAAATATCTCacaacatatattatacatcaTTATTAAACAACTCAATTTTCTTGAATAAACTGACAAATAACTATacataacactttttttaaattgaggaAGGGAAGTTCCAAATCAAGAACAGAAAGAAGCAATGCTGATCTAGAAGTTCACTTGAAGAAATGTGAATCTCAAATCCACTGATGGCCATCACCTGCAGTTCACAccaaattattaatataaaacaCAATAATGCAATGATTAGACAATTGAATGTAGGCATGGAATGGTAACCCTTAAGATTTAGATCAAAGCCCAAAAGTGAGTCATATgtaaaattagaataaataaataaaaaagttattcatAAGAAAAGTAACAGAGGCAAAAGTCAAGAATttgttcgtttttttttttacaagatgtcgagaaattattttactaaaaatcacataatgtttgtattttgatgactcaacaataaatattactacaaatatttttttcttcaaattgtaGGGAAGCGAATGCGTAccttcaaaatattatttctacAAAGGGCACTTGCTTGAATATCCAATGCTCTTTTCCTTCATTAGGAGCAATGCTCTGTTTAAGTTCATAACTCATCAAATGAAGACAGAGAACTTCAAGCTTGTGTAAGTGTTGAATGCCAGTTGGTAACATCATCAGTTCGGGGATGGCTTTCAAAGTGAGCTTTCTCAGAGAACCCAATGCACCTTCGTCAATAAGGATGTGACTCAACTTAAAGAAATCAAAAATAGCCAGGTTCTTCAAATTCATAAACCATCCATCTTCAAAATGTAACCTCTCCAATGTGTTTTCAACACTAAAATCACCGGAGATTTCAAGGGACAACAAGTTTGGCATACTTTTGAGTAATTTCATTGCATCATTCCCTTCCTTCGTAATCGTCACCTTCAACTTAACGAGATATTGGAGTTTTGAAATCCACTCAGGCAATTTCAATAAATACCCTATAAGTTTAACACGTTGAAGCTTTGGTGGGGGTGAATTCAAATCCATATCAATGAATGTGTTATATCTGATTCCTCTAATATTTAGTTTCTCCAATTGTTGCATCTTGTTGATTGAGGAAGATATAGCACTCATATATTTACTCCTAACACCGACCAAGCTTAATTCCCTAAGCTGCTTTAGCTTTCCTAGCTCTTCTATTAACTCTACCACTCTattatcatcttcatcttcatcatcgtCTAAATAAACCTCATTTAGAGTTTGTAGGGATGTCATGCCTCCAATACCATCCTTCAACTGAATCAGAGACATTTGATAGCCTATAAAATGGCGTAGCTTTTTAAGCTTGCAAATCTCCTTGGGCATATTACAATATTCAAAGCCTACATCTCTTAAATTCATTTGATTCAGCACAGTACGATTTTGAATATTTGGAGATTTTAAATCCAAAGTCTCTAGGTTCACGAGCATGCCAATGGATTTTGGAAGTCTAGAACTTCTAATTTTAATCACCGCGGATGCAAAATATTTCAAGTGGTTCAAGCTACCAAAATCATTAGGAATATTAAGCAATTCCATATGAATCAAAGCAAGCACCTTCAACCGCCTATATGCTCTAGGGATTCTACTCACAAAGGATTCAACTGATGTTTGAGGTTCGAGAATAAGCAATGATCGAATACTTGAGCTTTCAATATCTTCCCTTAGATTATCAGAATTGGATGCTATTGATAGACGTCGAATCATTCCAGCAGACCAATTTTTGCCCTTAAAAATATTCTTGCAAAAACTTAAATCCTTAAATTTGTCAAGGATCATTTCATGCACTAGATCATGAACGCGGCAACTTTTTACTCTTCCATCAATACTAGTTGAAACTACTTGCACCAAACTTCTATGGATCAACTCTACTAAATATCCTTCTGCAACCTCTTCAAATGTCCTTCCCCTGTCTTCTTTCACGAACCCTTCAGCAATCCATTGGCGAGTCAATGTTTTTGAACGAACTATATAGTCTTCAGGATATAATCCAAAATACAAGAAACATGACTTGAGGTAGCATGGCAAATCATGGTAACTAAGTCCTAAAATTTTTCTTATCATGGAATATTCCTCTAACTCTGCATTTATATTTTCACTAAACTTCGACCATTCTATTGAATTTCTATCCGTGCGAGATAGAATATCACCAATGACTACAATTGCTAGAGGTAATCCTTTGCATTTTTCGACAATTTTGGAAGATATATCAATAAGATATTCAGGAAAAATGCCGTCCAAGCCATGGAGCGCCTTCTTTAGAAACAATTCCAAAGATTGTTTTTCAGATAAACGTTCCAGATTATGCACTTTACCAAAAGATTTATTACAAGCATTTGCAACATCCTTTTTTCTTGTTGTGATTAATATCCTACAACTATTTTTGTTATCAATCATAGCAAATTCAATATCAGACCAAAAATGTGACTCCCATACATCATCAAACACTAAAACATACCTTTTTCCTTGAAAGTGGTTTCTCACTTCATCAACTAATGACTTTCGATCCATTTGATGGAGACTCTCAGGAGGAACTTCCCCTTGTTGTTTG
It encodes:
- the LOC25489071 gene encoding disease resistance protein RPM1 isoform X2, whose amino-acid sequence is MCDCKDALACARDHLLPLARDHLLPFLKEAFNMIRGVPKEIAELKDELERIEVFINDADRRADDVEDKKIKDMIKQLIEASFHMEDVIDDYIFLEEQHAPDPGCAAVATNCVKTMAFRLQIAYKIQNIKSRISEINDTRTEKDHGFYIQSSSDKASTSSATNRNASLFQNLRDAPLYMVEADVVGFDKPRDELIDLLVAGRADRTIVSIFGMGGQGKTTLAKKVFDNPKVVKYFDCRVWITVSRPYNTEKVLRDIMLEFYKQQGEVPPESLHQMDRKSLVDEVRNHFQGKSCRILITTRKKDVANACNKSFGKVHNLERLSEKQSLELFLKKALHGLDGIFPEYLIDISSKIVEKCKGLPLAIVVIGDILSRTDRNSIEWSKFSENINAELEEYSMIRKILGLSYHDLPCYLKSCFLYFGLYPEDYIVRSKTLTRQWIAEGFVKEDRGRTFEEVAEGYLVELIHRSLVQVVSTSIDGRVKSCRVHDLVHEMILDKFKDLSFCKNIFKGKNWSAGMIRRLSIASNSDNLREDIESSSIRSLLILEPQTSVESFVSRIPRAYRRLKVLALIHMELLNIPNDFGSLNHLKYFASAVIKIRSSRLPKSIGMLVNLETLDLKSPNIQNRTVLNQMNLRDVGFEYCNMPKEICKLKKLRHFIGYQMSLIQLKDGIGGMTSLQTLNEVYLDDDEDEDDNRVVELIEELGKLKQLRELSLVGVRSKYMSAISSSINKMQQLEKLNIRGIRYNTFIDMDLNSPPPKLQRVKLIGYLLKLPEWISKLQYLVKLKVTITKEGNDAMKLLKSMPNLLSLEISGDFSVENTLERLHFEDGWFMNLKNLAIFDFFKLSHILIDEGALGSLRKLTLKAIPELMMLPTGIQHLHKLEVLCLHLMSYELKQSIAPNEGKEHWIFKQVPFVEIIF
- the LOC25489071 gene encoding disease resistance protein RPM1 isoform X1, with the protein product MCDCKDALACARDHLLPLARDHLLPFLKEAFNMIRGVPKEIAELKDELERIEVFINDADRRADDVEDKKIKDMIKQLIEASFHMEDVIDDYIFLEEQHAPDPGCAAVATNCVKTMAFRLQIAYKIQNIKSRISEINDTRTEKDHGFYIQSSSDKASTSSATNRNASLFQNLRDAPLYMVEADVVGFDKPRDELIDLLVAGRADRTIVSIFGMGGQGKTTLAKKVFDNPKVVKYFDCRVWITVSRPYNTEKVLRDIMLEFYKQQGEVPPESLHQMDRKSLVDEVRNHFQGKRYVLVFDDVWESHFWSDIEFAMIDNKNSCRILITTRKKDVANACNKSFGKVHNLERLSEKQSLELFLKKALHGLDGIFPEYLIDISSKIVEKCKGLPLAIVVIGDILSRTDRNSIEWSKFSENINAELEEYSMIRKILGLSYHDLPCYLKSCFLYFGLYPEDYIVRSKTLTRQWIAEGFVKEDRGRTFEEVAEGYLVELIHRSLVQVVSTSIDGRVKSCRVHDLVHEMILDKFKDLSFCKNIFKGKNWSAGMIRRLSIASNSDNLREDIESSSIRSLLILEPQTSVESFVSRIPRAYRRLKVLALIHMELLNIPNDFGSLNHLKYFASAVIKIRSSRLPKSIGMLVNLETLDLKSPNIQNRTVLNQMNLRDVGFEYCNMPKEICKLKKLRHFIGYQMSLIQLKDGIGGMTSLQTLNEVYLDDDEDEDDNRVVELIEELGKLKQLRELSLVGVRSKYMSAISSSINKMQQLEKLNIRGIRYNTFIDMDLNSPPPKLQRVKLIGYLLKLPEWISKLQYLVKLKVTITKEGNDAMKLLKSMPNLLSLEISGDFSVENTLERLHFEDGWFMNLKNLAIFDFFKLSHILIDEGALGSLRKLTLKAIPELMMLPTGIQHLHKLEVLCLHLMSYELKQSIAPNEGKEHWIFKQVPFVEIIF